From a single Acidobacteriota bacterium genomic region:
- a CDS encoding IS110 family transposase, translating to AIIATARKFLGVIYRTLKNKWVFADFPHFVLAEG from the coding sequence GCGATTATCGCGACGGCGCGCAAGTTCCTGGGGGTGATCTACCGGACGCTGAAGAACAAATGGGTGTTCGCAGACTTCCCCCATTTCGTCCTCGCCGAGGGCT